A genomic window from Montipora capricornis isolate CH-2021 chromosome 8, ASM3666992v2, whole genome shotgun sequence includes:
- the LOC138013986 gene encoding choline/ethanolaminephosphotransferase 1-like — IVLLAMNNVLSDRQLKRLAEHKYSAECVSILDPYFQVYWRWLVEQLPLWLAPNTITVSALAMNVATSLILMFYCPRAIEEAPWWALVLNAIGLFVYQSLDAVDGKQARHTNSASPLGELVDHGCDSVSIVFMVLSTNIAVQLGMEPPWMFFLSFMASFIFYCAHWQAYVSGTLRFGKIDVTEIQVAGVLVFLVSAIFGSKVWSRQVPFLDVPMKTVMFGGSVLGSIYTLSTCFMQIYEGGKGKNGSTVAGTSVLSPLFPIAIMLYLAYLTAWTSSTSIFQKHTCLFVMTFGLACSKITIKLVVGCMTRSPVEFKDLTMIGGIIQVLNIHWGSPISEHLLLWCMMGLVVFEQIRYNFALGNEICSYFNICYFRITPPLKPKESDH, encoded by the exons atagTCTTATTGGCCATGAATAATGTTTTAAGTGACCGGCAGTTGAAAAGACTCGCGGAGCACAAGTACAGTGCGGAATGCGTTTCCATTTTGGATCCCTACTTTCAAGTTTATTGGCGATGGCTGGTTGAACAGTTGCCGCTTTGGTTGGCTCCAAATACTATAACAGTCTCTGCGCTGGCTATGAATGTGGCCACGTCgcttattttaatgttttactGCCCTCGAGCCATAGAAGAG GCACCATGGTGGGCGTTAGTCCTGAATGCAATTGG tttgtttgtgtATCAGTCCCTCGATGCTGTTGATGGTAAACAAGCTCGACATACAAACAGTGCATCTCCACTTGGAGAGTTAGTTGACCATGGTTGTGACTCTGTTTCAATTGTTTTCATGGTTTTATCAACTAATATAGCAGTTCAGCTTGGCATGGAGCCTCCTTGGatgtttttcttgtctttcatggcgtcttttattttttattgtgcTCACTGGCAAGCATATGTTTCAGGAACTTTAAGATTTGGAAA GATTGATGTGACTGAAATACAGGTTGCCGGGGTTCTCGTCTTTTTGGTATCAGCAATCTTTGGGAGCAAAGTATGGTCTCGTCAG GTTCCCTTCTTAGATGTTCCAATGAAAACAGTGATGTTTGGAGGTTCTGTGCTTGGTTCTATTTATACGCTTTCAACGTgttttatgcaaatttacgaAGGTGGAAAAGGCAAAAATGGATCCACAGTAGCT GGAACCAGTGTTTTGTCACCATTATTCCCAATTGCTATTATGCTTTACCTTGCGTACCTAACGGCATGGACCTCATCTACAAGTATATTTCAAAAGCacacttgtttgtttgtcatgaCGTTTGGATTGGCGTGCTCCAAGATTACTATTAAACTAGTG GTTGGTTGCATGACGCGAAGTCCAGTTGAATTCAAAGATTTGACAATGATAGGAGGAATCATTCAGGTTCTCAACATTCATTGGGGTTCACCTATTAGCGAACACCTGCTACTCTGGTGTATGATG ggtctTGTGGTATTTGAACAAATACGCTACAACTTTGCCTTGGGGAACGAGATTTGTAGCTACTTCAACATCTGTTATTTTCGCATTACGCCGCCTCTGAAACCGAAAGAGAGTGACCATTAG